Within Pelistega ratti, the genomic segment GTATTCAACCCATTGATACGGAAAACTTTATATTTGGTATCCATATTGCTTGTCCTGCTTTAGTCATTGATAGGGATTCTGCACTTGATTTAGCCGCTCGCCAACGTATGTCCACTGTTTACTTTCCAGGGGATAAGATTCCTATGCAAGAAGAGGCACTGATTAAAGCCTTTTCTTTAGATGAAGGCAAGTATTGCCCCACCCTATCACTCTATATCACAGCCAATATCACAACAGGAGAAATCCAAAAGGAAGAAACTCGATTAGAGCAAGTCTTTATTCAAGCAAACCTTAGAACCAACCACTTAGAATCGCTGCTTACAAAAGAAACACTAGAAAATCCAACAAGTGATATACCACACGGCACTCTTTTTAAACCGATGTGGGCATTTGCCAAGCACCTTTTGAAAGCCAGAGAAGAATACCGTGGTAAGCCTGAAATATCCGACCGTGTAGAATATTTATTTAATCTTGAAGGATCTCCTGATGATCCAGATGCTAAGCTCATTCTTACCCCTCGTATGCGCAATGCACCATTGGATAAGATGGTCGCTGAATTTATGATTCTATGTAATAGTCGTTGGGCAAAATACTTAGATGAATTGGGACTACCAGGGATTTTCCGTTCACAGCAAAATGGACGTGTTCGTATCAGTACACATTGCTTACCTCACGAAGCCATTGGGGTAGAATCTTACGCATGGACAACTTCTCCTTTACGACGTTATATTGACTTATTTAATCAAACTCAGCTGATTGCTGCTGTTAAGCATGGTATTTCCGCTCGTCTTGTTGCCCCTTACAAGCCCAAAGACCCTGCGATTTTCTCTATTATTAATGCATTTGAATCCAAATACACCAGTTATCTTGACCATCAACATAAAATGGAACGATATTGGTGTTTACGGTATCTAGAACAAAACCATATTCAGCGTACAACGGCTACAGTAATAAGGGATACGATTATTCGTTTTGATCATCTACCACTTACCACCTCACTACTTGATTTACCTGAGTTAGAAAAAGGAACGCCAATTGAGATTGATATTCTTGGCATAGATTTATATCAATTAACGGTATCCTGCCGTTTGGTGGCTATTCATTCATCCCCTACAGAGGAATTATCATAATGTCCCATTTTGCGGTTTTTGGTTATCCTATCCAACATAGTCTATCCCCCCGTATGCATCATTTATTTGCGGCACAATGTGGTTTAACACCTTTTCGTTATACAAAAGAATTAATTGAACCCCATCATTTTACTAACGCTGTACATTCTTTTTTTCAACAAGAGGGAAAAGGTCTTAACATTACCGTTCCTTTTAAACAAGAGGCTTTTTTACTCGCACAGCATCACTTAACAGAACGGGCAAAAACAGCAGGCGCTGTCAATACCTTATGGATAGAGAATGGTTTTTTACATGGCGATAATACCGATGGTATTGGTCTTGTTAATGATATAAAGCGACAAGGAATTTCCTTAAAAAATCAACGTATTCTGATTCTAGGAGCTGGCGGTGCCACAAGAGGGGTTATTCTACCGTTATTACAAGAAGAATGTGCTCTCTTACATATTGCAAATCGTACGGCAAGTAAAGCACAGGATATTGCCAAAACTTTTCAGGCTTATACCCCTATTCCCATCAGTGCCAGTGGATTAACGGATATTCCTAATCAGTGGGATATTATTATCAATGCAAGTGCTAGTAGCCTAGATAATACAGCTTTACCTATATCTTCCTCTCTTTTTACATCCACCTATTTTACTTATGATATGGTCTATACCCATAGCGGTAATACACCCTTTTTAGAGCAAGCACAACAATATGGTGTCAAACAATGTTCAGATGGTTTGGGTATGTTAGTCTATCAAGGTGCCGAGGCTTTCTTTATTTGGAATCACTATTATCCTGATGTGGATAGTGTTATTAAGACTCTTCGACATGATTTACACTCAATACAAAGCACTTAATCCACTCACCACCAATGCTAAGGGCTATAGTTATAGCCCTTTAGATACATATATCTATTATTAACATACAAAATAGAGTAAATACATTTTTTAAATATCAATTAATATTCCAAAAGATGCTCACCCTATATTTTCTATTGATAAATAAAATTAAACTTTTGTTCTAAACTAGGGTGTAAACTACGTCCAACAATACACATTTCTGTTGTTGCACTCTCTAGTATTTGACGTAATTCAGGCGAATATGCGGCTTTTAGATAAAAAGTAATTTCTATTTTTACGACGCTAAAATCTTCCATAGAAACTGTTTTACCACTTTCTGCATAGCAACCATTAAAACTAGCACCTGCACTTTCAGCTTTAAGCGCCATAATTGTCATTGCACATGTTGTTAAAGCAGAAACAAGTAAATCTGTCGGAGCAGATAATTCGCCCTTTCCACCCGCTGCCAAAGGACCATCAGTCAAAAACTGTTGCCCACTTGCTAAGTGTGTAACCTGTTGTTGTAATGCCCCTTGATAAACCACTTTAATGCTATTCATTCGTTAATACTCCTATCGATATAGCATAGATACTACCAGAAAATACATGACATATTTATATGAAAATTTTATGACGATTTCATTCTCTTTCTATACTTTACAATGAAACAAAAAATCACTCTAATAAATCGCCACAATCTATTATAATAAGCCATTCTACTTGATTTATCATCATAATATTTTTATGAGAACAGCTCGCCGTTATCTTGCCAGTGAAATCTATCGCACCACACTAGGAGTGATGCTTGTGCTACT encodes:
- a CDS encoding OsmC family protein; the protein is MNSIKVVYQGALQQQVTHLASGQQFLTDGPLAAGGKGELSAPTDLLVSALTTCAMTIMALKAESAGASFNGCYAESGKTVSMEDFSVVKIEITFYLKAAYSPELRQILESATTEMCIVGRSLHPSLEQKFNFIYQ
- a CDS encoding ribonuclease catalytic domain-containing protein, whose amino-acid sequence is MYVLFEESGQFKTGTILSEAETSLQVETASGKRSKIKRANLIWSFDDEDPHTLLDKAGVLAADIDINFLWEIAPTDAFNAIRLAKEYYGDHARTLEQTALLLCLYHHPIYFHRKGKGVFLAAPQEILQAALQAQEKKRQQAQQQQEWADAMLRGETPEALKEILPSFLNTPNKNTLEWKAFSQVLEQTGLSVAELLLKLRVFPHALAVHRASFFGQYFPKGIDNPTYPIPTPEPLPQATVKAFSIDDLSTTEIDDAFSIQPIDTENFIFGIHIACPALVIDRDSALDLAARQRMSTVYFPGDKIPMQEEALIKAFSLDEGKYCPTLSLYITANITTGEIQKEETRLEQVFIQANLRTNHLESLLTKETLENPTSDIPHGTLFKPMWAFAKHLLKAREEYRGKPEISDRVEYLFNLEGSPDDPDAKLILTPRMRNAPLDKMVAEFMILCNSRWAKYLDELGLPGIFRSQQNGRVRISTHCLPHEAIGVESYAWTTSPLRRYIDLFNQTQLIAAVKHGISARLVAPYKPKDPAIFSIINAFESKYTSYLDHQHKMERYWCLRYLEQNHIQRTTATVIRDTIIRFDHLPLTTSLLDLPELEKGTPIEIDILGIDLYQLTVSCRLVAIHSSPTEELS
- the aroE gene encoding shikimate dehydrogenase, which produces MSHFAVFGYPIQHSLSPRMHHLFAAQCGLTPFRYTKELIEPHHFTNAVHSFFQQEGKGLNITVPFKQEAFLLAQHHLTERAKTAGAVNTLWIENGFLHGDNTDGIGLVNDIKRQGISLKNQRILILGAGGATRGVILPLLQEECALLHIANRTASKAQDIAKTFQAYTPIPISASGLTDIPNQWDIIINASASSLDNTALPISSSLFTSTYFTYDMVYTHSGNTPFLEQAQQYGVKQCSDGLGMLVYQGAEAFFIWNHYYPDVDSVIKTLRHDLHSIQST